From the Sphingomonas mesophila genome, one window contains:
- a CDS encoding EF-hand domain-containing protein has product MLAATLALLLQSAAPATPASAPSGAPFNPRANDLFQADPVLRGWAVRQYDSNRDGWLTLYEAQPALAAFREIADGDRDGRITTAEYRRAKEYIAARW; this is encoded by the coding sequence ATGCTCGCTGCCACGCTCGCCTTGCTGCTCCAGTCCGCCGCCCCGGCGACCCCGGCCTCGGCTCCGTCGGGTGCGCCGTTCAATCCGCGCGCCAACGACCTGTTCCAGGCCGATCCGGTGCTGCGCGGCTGGGCGGTGCGGCAGTACGATTCCAACCGCGACGGCTGGCTGACGCTGTACGAGGCGCAGCCGGCGCTGGCCGCGTTCCGCGAGATTGCCGACGGCGACCGCGACGGGCGGATCACCACCGCCGAATATCGCCGCGCCAAGGAATATATCGCGGCCCGCTGGTAG
- a CDS encoding putative bifunctional diguanylate cyclase/phosphodiesterase → MYEAPDRYKRMVSARLPGGESLALTSEPGNDNASPLRDAQLIARAHLAPIFAAANVVAALLMASLLWPALPHVVPFAWAGTVIALNLGAMHLARTQAITHVGRSGRKVPQVQMVGEVVLRAGVWLSLPLYAFPLLGGAAQATAASLIAGLGVAALGLVVVPACVTAWMASFTAAVCFAMFAGRASLPFLDMLVIAFTLGAALFGVFAVARWAFRQLKTNADIGSASASASLLLQEYEQRGVGWLWQVDPENRVTYISSRMTALLGKPASALLGHSLPALLGGNAELGRILLEKQPFNALEMELKTARGTRWVSIAGDPIVDTAGRFEGFRGVGSDITEIRHTQERLTHLANVDVLSGLPNRGRVRQLLGEALRGAVAGNVPCAIMFLDLDGFKPVNDTFGHPKGDAVLQAVAKRLVEQVGSDGHVGRMGGDEFAIVVTDAQSRKKVELLADAIIRSVAEPYMIDQTEIRIGVSIGAAFGPIDGATVDDLILKADLALYQAKDAGRGVAKYFSAELQSEQDDRVRLETDLRNALAAKQFHLMFQPLVSAKSQSLIGFEALIRWNHPQRGLIPPPVFIPVAEETGLMGAIGEWVIDEACRAIASWPEPITVAINISPKQIIMPSLPNCVSQALSRYRVAGNRLELEVTEGVFLGDENGTLDTLKRLRALGVGIALDDFGTGYSSIGYLNKAVFHKLKIDGSFVREAGTRPENVAIIQSIVQLAKSFRMNVCAEGVETAEDFERMRDLGVDTIQGYLFGRPLSYERANQMVRGLGEQRKAG, encoded by the coding sequence ATGTACGAAGCACCGGATCGATACAAGCGCATGGTGTCCGCGCGCCTTCCGGGCGGCGAATCGCTCGCACTGACCAGCGAGCCGGGTAACGACAACGCTTCGCCGCTGCGTGACGCGCAGCTCATCGCCCGGGCTCATCTCGCGCCGATCTTCGCCGCCGCCAACGTCGTCGCCGCGCTGTTGATGGCGAGCCTGTTGTGGCCCGCCCTGCCCCATGTCGTGCCGTTCGCGTGGGCCGGCACCGTGATCGCGCTCAACCTTGGCGCAATGCACCTCGCCCGAACCCAGGCGATCACCCATGTCGGCCGCTCCGGACGCAAGGTTCCGCAAGTGCAGATGGTCGGCGAGGTGGTGCTTCGCGCGGGAGTGTGGCTCAGCCTTCCGCTCTACGCTTTCCCGCTGCTCGGCGGGGCTGCCCAGGCGACTGCCGCCTCGCTTATCGCCGGCCTGGGGGTCGCCGCGCTCGGCCTGGTCGTGGTCCCGGCCTGCGTCACCGCGTGGATGGCGAGCTTCACGGCCGCGGTGTGCTTTGCGATGTTCGCCGGGCGCGCATCGCTGCCGTTCCTCGACATGCTGGTCATCGCCTTCACCCTCGGCGCGGCGCTGTTCGGCGTATTCGCCGTCGCGCGCTGGGCCTTCCGCCAGTTGAAGACCAACGCCGATATCGGCTCGGCCAGCGCCAGCGCCTCGCTGCTGCTGCAGGAATATGAGCAGCGCGGAGTCGGCTGGCTGTGGCAGGTCGATCCGGAAAACCGGGTGACCTACATTTCGTCGCGCATGACCGCCTTGCTCGGCAAACCGGCCAGCGCGTTGCTCGGCCACTCGCTCCCGGCGCTGCTCGGCGGCAATGCCGAACTCGGCCGGATCCTGCTCGAGAAGCAGCCATTCAACGCGCTCGAGATGGAGCTCAAGACCGCGCGCGGCACCCGCTGGGTGTCGATCGCCGGCGATCCGATCGTCGATACCGCCGGCCGCTTCGAAGGCTTCCGCGGGGTCGGCAGCGACATCACCGAAATCCGCCACACCCAAGAGCGGCTGACCCACCTCGCCAACGTCGACGTGCTGTCCGGCCTGCCCAACCGCGGCCGTGTCCGCCAGTTGCTCGGCGAGGCGCTGCGCGGCGCGGTCGCCGGGAATGTGCCGTGCGCGATCATGTTCCTCGATCTCGACGGGTTCAAGCCGGTCAACGACACCTTTGGCCACCCCAAGGGCGATGCCGTGCTTCAGGCGGTCGCAAAGCGGCTGGTCGAGCAGGTCGGCTCCGACGGCCATGTCGGGCGCATGGGCGGCGATGAATTCGCGATCGTCGTCACCGACGCGCAGAGCCGCAAAAAGGTCGAGCTGCTCGCCGACGCGATCATCCGCTCGGTCGCCGAGCCCTATATGATCGACCAGACCGAAATCCGCATCGGCGTGTCGATCGGCGCGGCGTTCGGGCCGATCGACGGCGCGACGGTCGACGACCTCATCCTCAAGGCCGACCTTGCGCTCTACCAGGCGAAGGACGCCGGACGCGGGGTGGCGAAATATTTCTCGGCCGAGCTGCAGAGCGAGCAGGACGACCGCGTGCGGCTCGAGACAGACCTGCGCAACGCCCTCGCGGCGAAGCAATTCCATCTGATGTTCCAGCCGCTGGTCAGCGCCAAGAGCCAGAGTCTGATCGGCTTCGAGGCGCTGATCCGCTGGAACCACCCGCAGCGCGGGCTGATCCCGCCGCCGGTGTTCATCCCGGTCGCCGAGGAAACCGGCCTGATGGGCGCGATCGGCGAATGGGTGATCGACGAGGCGTGCCGGGCGATCGCCAGCTGGCCCGAGCCGATCACCGTCGCGATCAACATCTCGCCCAAGCAGATCATCATGCCCTCGCTGCCCAATTGCGTCAGCCAGGCGCTGTCGCGCTACCGGGTCGCCGGCAACCGGCTCGAGCTCGAGGTGACGGAGGGCGTGTTCCTCGGCGACGAGAACGGCACGCTCGATACGCTGAAACGCCTGCGCGCGCTCGGGGTCGGCATCGCGCTCGACGACTTCGGCACCGGCTATTCGTCGATCGGCTATTTGAACAAGGCCGTGTTCCACAAGCTGAAGATCGACGGCAGCTTCGTGCGCGAGGCGGGCACGCGGCCCGAGAATGTCGCGATCATCCAGTCGATCGTTCAGCTCGCCAAGAGCTTCCGAATGAACGTCTGCGCCGAGGGCGTGGAGACGGCCGAGGACTTCGAGCGCATGCGCGACCTCGGGGTCGACACCATCCAGGGCTATCTGTTCGGCCGGCCGCTAAGCTACGAGCGCGCCAACCAGATGGTCCGGGGCCTCGGCGAGCAGCGCAAGGCGGGCTAG
- a CDS encoding outer membrane protein codes for MKYISLAALAAAMVAAPAAARDGQAYIGVEGGLLFPDDIDIDVTEDDDGDLTDISDAYEIELENGFDVDIIAGYDFGMFRAEAELGYKRASVDELGGFFDGVNADVSGEGYAQVLSLMGNALIDFGNQDGLSVYGGGGLGIARVRLNDIETPFAQIDAKESGLAWQLIAGLRYAVASNIDLGLKYRYFVGPRMEFGPQFAGDDFIEYDAGRFRSHSLLASLVFNLGADEVAPPPPPPPPPPPPPPPPPATQTCPDGSVILATEACPPPPPPPPPAPEPERG; via the coding sequence ATGAAATATATCAGCTTGGCGGCGCTTGCCGCCGCGATGGTCGCCGCTCCGGCCGCGGCCCGTGACGGCCAGGCCTATATCGGGGTCGAAGGCGGCCTGCTGTTCCCCGACGACATCGACATCGACGTCACCGAGGACGATGACGGCGATCTCACCGACATCAGCGATGCCTACGAGATCGAGCTCGAGAACGGCTTCGACGTCGACATCATCGCCGGCTACGATTTCGGCATGTTCCGCGCCGAAGCCGAGCTCGGCTACAAGCGCGCATCGGTCGACGAGCTGGGCGGATTCTTCGACGGCGTCAACGCCGACGTGAGCGGCGAAGGCTACGCCCAGGTGCTGTCGCTGATGGGCAACGCGCTGATCGACTTCGGCAACCAGGACGGCCTCAGCGTCTACGGCGGCGGCGGCCTCGGCATCGCCCGCGTTCGCCTCAACGACATCGAGACCCCGTTCGCGCAGATCGATGCGAAGGAAAGCGGCCTGGCGTGGCAGCTGATCGCCGGGCTTCGCTATGCGGTCGCCTCGAACATCGATCTCGGCCTCAAGTACCGCTATTTCGTCGGACCGCGGATGGAGTTCGGGCCGCAGTTCGCCGGTGACGATTTCATCGAGTATGACGCCGGCCGGTTCAGGTCGCACTCGCTGCTGGCGAGCCTGGTGTTCAACCTCGGCGCGGACGAGGTCGCTCCGCCGCCGCCCCCGCCGCCTCCCCCGCCGCCTCCGCCGCCCCCGCCGCCGGCCACCCAGACGTGCCCCGACGGGTCGGTGATCCTGGCGACCGAGGCGTGCCCGCCGCCGCCGCCCCCGCCGCCGCCGGCGCCGGAGCCCGAGCGCGGCTAA
- a CDS encoding TIGR02466 family protein yields MTTTGDLGAIEQHHLFPIPLLRTNLPDAGPLNAELLTEMRARRAAEPGVERSNRHGWHSAPDFFKRSEPAHRRLAEVIRRFVGQVTADQVPQLPPGFATHLEGWLNVSPTNAMNAPHDHPGAFWSGTYYVAMPQPADAPDQLSGAIEFLDPRGSLGQAAHIPCALTLSRIWLRPAAGTLLLWPAHLRHWVHPNTAAEERVSVSFNAFYAPGAGAASAKPSLSTEL; encoded by the coding sequence ATGACGACGACTGGCGACCTTGGCGCGATCGAGCAGCATCATCTGTTCCCCATTCCGTTGTTGCGCACGAACCTGCCCGATGCGGGTCCGCTCAATGCCGAGCTTTTGACGGAAATGCGGGCTCGCCGCGCCGCCGAGCCGGGCGTCGAGCGCTCCAACCGCCACGGCTGGCACAGCGCCCCGGATTTTTTCAAGCGTTCCGAGCCGGCCCACCGCCGCCTGGCGGAGGTGATCCGCAGGTTCGTTGGGCAAGTCACCGCCGACCAGGTTCCGCAGCTCCCGCCCGGCTTCGCGACCCACCTCGAGGGCTGGCTGAACGTCAGCCCGACCAACGCCATGAATGCCCCGCACGACCATCCCGGCGCGTTCTGGTCGGGCACCTATTATGTCGCCATGCCGCAGCCCGCGGACGCTCCCGATCAGCTGTCGGGCGCGATCGAATTCCTCGATCCGCGCGGGTCACTCGGCCAGGCCGCGCACATCCCGTGCGCGCTAACCTTGAGCCGGATCTGGCTGCGGCCGGCCGCCGGCACGCTGCTGCTGTGGCCCGCCCATCTGCGCCATTGGGTCCACCCCAACACCGCCGCTGAAGAGCGGGTCAGCGTCTCGTTCAACGCATTCTATGCGCCGGGCGCCGGTGCCGCCTCCGCAAAGCCGAGCTTGTCGACCGAATTATAG
- a CDS encoding M1 family metallopeptidase: protein MLRLSVLAAAAACLLAACQAADAPRSEGEGTRIVAPILDTPDAVDTHSYAKPLEARVANVDLDLALDFTGKKVSGTAALDVIAKPGVREVVLDSRNLAIAKVTDAAGQPLQFKLGANDEAKGAPLSVTLPGDGEQRIVIHYASGADAEALQWLSPEQTAGKKQPYLFSQGQPTLNRSWIPTQDSPGVRQTWSAKVSAPEPLKVVMSGDRLTPDGEPAGDGRRAYRFKMDKPVAPYLIAIAAGDLAFRELGPRTGVWTEPTMIDRAAAELADTEKMVEAAEKLYGPYRWGRYDVIVLPPAFPYGGMENPTLTFLTPTFLAGDKSLVGLVAHELAHSWSGNLVTNATWPDSWLNEGFTSYFENRIMEAIYGKQRAAQEAALGFDEITKALAEEGATSPTTRLNLTPEAGGPDGGVSGIVYDKGAVFLRTLEQAVGRERWDAYLRSYFDRHAFQPMTSARFLADLRAQLIKGDRALEDKLKLDQWVYQPGLPDNVAKPDPAAFAAVDQAVTAFAAGGPPPAAFAGWNTAERLRFVNALPRTLPKARLDALDQALGLNRATNNEVLAAWLELAVANRYDAAVPTLERFLASLGRRKFVLPLFEGLSKDPAWGVPIARRIYPKVRPTYHSVTYNSVDKLGFAEAAPAPGA, encoded by the coding sequence ATGCTCCGACTGTCCGTTCTCGCCGCCGCCGCCGCCTGCCTGCTGGCCGCCTGCCAGGCCGCCGACGCTCCGCGCTCCGAAGGCGAAGGGACGCGAATCGTCGCTCCGATCCTCGATACGCCGGACGCGGTCGACACGCACAGCTATGCCAAGCCGCTCGAGGCGCGGGTCGCCAATGTCGACCTCGACCTGGCGCTCGACTTCACCGGCAAGAAGGTCAGCGGCACCGCCGCGCTCGACGTCATCGCCAAACCGGGCGTGCGCGAGGTCGTGCTCGACAGCCGCAACCTCGCGATCGCCAAGGTCACCGACGCCGCCGGCCAGCCGCTCCAGTTCAAGCTCGGCGCCAACGACGAGGCCAAGGGCGCGCCGCTCAGCGTGACCCTGCCCGGCGACGGCGAGCAGCGGATCGTCATCCACTACGCCTCGGGCGCCGACGCCGAGGCGTTGCAGTGGCTGAGCCCGGAGCAGACCGCGGGCAAAAAGCAGCCCTATCTGTTCAGCCAGGGCCAGCCGACGCTCAACCGCAGCTGGATCCCCACCCAGGACAGCCCGGGCGTGCGCCAGACGTGGAGCGCCAAGGTCAGCGCGCCCGAGCCGCTCAAGGTCGTGATGTCGGGCGACCGGCTCACCCCCGACGGCGAGCCGGCCGGCGACGGTCGCCGCGCCTACCGCTTCAAGATGGACAAGCCGGTCGCGCCTTATCTCATCGCCATCGCCGCCGGCGACCTCGCCTTCCGCGAGCTCGGGCCGCGCACCGGCGTGTGGACCGAGCCGACGATGATCGACCGCGCCGCGGCGGAACTGGCCGACACCGAGAAGATGGTCGAAGCGGCCGAGAAGCTCTACGGGCCCTACCGCTGGGGCCGCTACGACGTCATCGTCCTGCCGCCGGCCTTCCCCTATGGCGGGATGGAGAACCCGACCTTGACCTTCCTCACGCCGACCTTCCTGGCCGGCGACAAGAGCCTGGTCGGACTGGTCGCGCACGAGCTGGCGCACAGCTGGTCAGGCAATCTGGTGACCAACGCGACCTGGCCCGACAGCTGGCTCAACGAGGGCTTCACCTCTTATTTCGAGAACCGCATCATGGAGGCGATCTACGGCAAGCAGCGCGCCGCCCAGGAGGCCGCGCTCGGCTTCGACGAGATCACCAAGGCGCTGGCCGAGGAAGGCGCGACCAGCCCGACGACTCGGCTCAACCTGACGCCCGAGGCCGGCGGACCCGACGGCGGGGTGAGCGGCATCGTCTACGACAAGGGCGCGGTGTTCCTGAGGACGCTCGAGCAGGCGGTGGGGCGCGAACGGTGGGACGCCTATCTGCGCTCCTATTTCGACCGCCACGCGTTCCAGCCGATGACCTCGGCGCGCTTCCTCGCCGACCTGCGCGCGCAGCTCATCAAGGGCGATCGGGCGCTCGAGGATAAGCTCAAGCTCGACCAGTGGGTCTATCAGCCCGGCCTGCCCGACAATGTCGCGAAGCCCGACCCTGCGGCGTTCGCGGCGGTCGATCAGGCGGTGACGGCGTTCGCCGCCGGCGGCCCGCCGCCGGCCGCGTTCGCGGGCTGGAACACGGCCGAGCGGCTGCGCTTCGTCAACGCCCTGCCGCGCACCCTGCCCAAGGCCCGGCTCGACGCGCTCGACCAAGCGCTCGGACTCAACCGGGCGACCAACAACGAGGTGCTGGCGGCGTGGCTCGAGCTGGCGGTGGCCAACCGCTACGACGCGGCGGTGCCGACGCTTGAGCGGTTCCTCGCCTCGCTCGGCCGGCGCAAGTTCGTGCTGCCGCTGTTCGAGGGGCTGTCGAAGGACCCGGCATGGGGTGTCCCGATCGCCCGGCGGATCTACCCCAAGGTCCGCCCGACCTACCATTCGGTGACCTATAATTCGGTCGACAAGCTCGGCTTTGCGGAGGCGGCACCGGCGCCCGGCGCATAG
- a CDS encoding sensor histidine kinase has protein sequence MNKAGDIDMSVGTARPLAAGAARPKGPAKPILKGVGLDAPFFSDKNRAFWVLQSIGWGGYFILRSLSGLANSMGAMFIVHALLLTATGYSLTLLMASLFRRLIAMRVLWTMILSFGTVLVAAGTFSVIETWSYATFLKPDYQPAGLEYLGALLLAFVLLVAWSALYYGINYYLLLEEEIDQRAQLEHQASSAQLAMLRYQLNPHFLFNTLNSISTLVLLKQTERANAMLARLSSFLRYTLANEPTAQVTLAQEVETLKLYLEIEKMRFEDRLRPHFRIDAQTIGARLPSLLLQPLIENAIKYAVTPSETGADIWIKAERQGRGVRIEVSDSGAGTSADLASHPSTGVGLTNIRDRLAQAYGPAHGFTTRSNENGGFSVIVDIPFDGRADSQFKESE, from the coding sequence GTGAACAAGGCTGGCGACATCGACATGTCGGTCGGCACGGCGCGGCCGCTCGCGGCGGGCGCGGCCCGGCCCAAGGGTCCGGCCAAGCCGATCCTCAAGGGCGTCGGTCTCGACGCGCCGTTCTTCTCGGACAAGAATCGCGCCTTCTGGGTGCTCCAGTCGATCGGCTGGGGCGGCTATTTCATTCTTCGCTCGCTGAGCGGCCTGGCCAATTCGATGGGCGCGATGTTCATCGTCCACGCGCTGCTGCTGACCGCCACCGGCTATTCGCTGACCCTGCTCATGGCGAGCCTGTTCCGCCGCTTGATCGCGATGCGCGTCTTGTGGACGATGATTCTGTCGTTCGGCACGGTGCTGGTCGCCGCCGGCACCTTCTCGGTGATCGAGACGTGGAGCTACGCCACCTTCCTCAAGCCCGACTATCAGCCGGCCGGGCTCGAATATCTCGGCGCCCTGCTGCTCGCCTTCGTCCTGCTGGTCGCCTGGTCGGCGCTCTATTACGGCATCAACTACTACCTGCTGCTCGAGGAGGAGATCGACCAGCGCGCCCAGCTCGAGCATCAGGCGTCGAGCGCCCAGCTGGCGATGCTACGTTATCAGCTCAACCCGCACTTCCTGTTCAACACGCTCAACAGCATCTCGACGCTGGTGCTGTTGAAACAGACCGAGCGCGCCAATGCGATGCTCGCGCGGCTGTCGTCCTTCCTGCGCTACACCCTGGCCAACGAGCCGACCGCCCAGGTGACGCTGGCGCAGGAGGTCGAGACGCTGAAGCTCTACCTCGAGATCGAAAAGATGCGCTTCGAGGACCGCCTTCGCCCGCACTTCCGGATCGACGCCCAGACCATCGGCGCGCGGCTGCCGTCGCTGCTGCTCCAGCCGCTGATCGAGAATGCGATCAAATATGCCGTCACCCCGAGCGAGACCGGCGCCGACATCTGGATCAAGGCCGAGCGCCAGGGCCGCGGGGTCCGGATCGAAGTCAGCGACAGCGGCGCTGGCACCAGCGCCGACCTCGCCTCGCACCCCTCGACCGGGGTCGGGCTGACCAACATCCGCGACCGGCTGGCCCAGGCCTATGGTCCGGCCCACGGCTTCACCACCCGGTCGAACGAAAATGGCGGGTTCAGCGTTATCGTCGATATCCCCTTCGACGGCCGCGCCGATTCCCAGTTCAAGGAGAGCGAATGA
- a CDS encoding LytR/AlgR family response regulator transcription factor, which produces MTIRTILVDDEPLATQGLQLRLQAHDDVEIVATAANGREAIRAVKTNKPDLVFLDIQMPGFDGFSVVQGLMDVEPPLFVFVTAYGEHAVRAFEAQAVDYLVKPVEEDRLAATLDRVRQRLAERRGAEEAERLKEALVEHAPEAAEELADANPGDAPSANRFEKMINIRDQGQIFRVDVDTIERIDAAGDYMCIQTGDNTLILRETMKDLEKRLDPRRFQRVHRSTIVNLDQVRQVKPHTNGECFLVLDSGAQVKVSRSYRDVVARFVH; this is translated from the coding sequence ATGACCATCCGCACGATCCTCGTCGACGACGAGCCGCTCGCCACCCAGGGGCTCCAGCTTCGGCTCCAGGCGCATGACGATGTCGAGATCGTCGCCACCGCCGCCAACGGGCGCGAGGCGATCCGCGCGGTCAAGACCAACAAGCCGGATCTCGTCTTCCTCGACATCCAGATGCCCGGCTTCGACGGCTTCTCGGTGGTCCAGGGGCTGATGGACGTCGAGCCGCCGTTGTTCGTGTTCGTCACCGCTTATGGCGAACATGCGGTGCGCGCGTTCGAGGCCCAGGCGGTCGACTATCTGGTCAAGCCGGTCGAGGAGGATCGGCTGGCGGCGACTCTCGACCGGGTCCGCCAGCGCCTTGCCGAGCGCCGCGGCGCGGAGGAGGCCGAGCGGCTCAAGGAAGCGCTCGTCGAGCACGCCCCCGAGGCCGCCGAGGAGCTGGCCGATGCCAACCCCGGCGACGCCCCGTCAGCCAACCGCTTCGAGAAGATGATCAACATTCGCGACCAGGGGCAGATCTTCCGCGTCGACGTCGACACCATCGAGCGGATCGACGCGGCCGGCGACTATATGTGCATCCAGACCGGCGACAATACGCTGATCCTGCGCGAGACGATGAAGGACCTCGAAAAGCGGCTCGACCCGCGCCGCTTCCAGCGAGTCCACCGCTCGACCATCGTCAATCTCGACCAGGTCCGCCAGGTCAAGCCGCACACCAACGGCGAATGCTTCCTGGTGCTCGACAGCGGCGCTCAGGTGAAGGTCAGCCGCTCCTACCGCGACGTCGTCGCGCGATTCGTCCATTGA
- a CDS encoding dipeptidyl-peptidase 3 family protein: MTHHRWLAAASALSLLTLAACQAANDPNAAAPANDSAAAETVDGLAKLARIEMKPDTSYLTAEEREVVNLLIQAAGYMSEIYKRQTTPGYDQLRAELAAKNDPALLERFDAFFGPWDPVADKAPFFGGRPKPAGAGFYPADLTKEEFDRYLAANPGEKEALTSPYTVVKRQGAKLVAVPYSQEYKQWLEPAAKLLEQAAARTTNASLKKFLTLRAQSFRTDDYFQSELAWMDLKDTPIEVAIGPYEVYTDELYGRKTAFEAFVTLRDPKESQALDVYKSELRGLEQNLPVEDKYKNFQRGFESPIAVADQVHGGGDNVPGVQTVAFNLPNDERVREAKGAKKVILRNVLGAKYERILRPMASLTLVADQAGNVTQRYMFMETLFHELSHSLGPGSIVVGGRKTTVDQELKELASGLEEAKADVMGAWNVMAMMDKGILPNAERSQIRATYVAGLFRAMRFGVGEAHGKGAAMQYRYLRDKGGIVWDAGAKRFRVDEARIDGAIRDLVADIVRLQGNGDYNGVKAFLDRWGKLDPEAEAVLATMKDIPTDIRPIYPERV; this comes from the coding sequence ATGACCCACCACCGCTGGCTCGCAGCCGCCTCCGCTCTGTCGCTGCTCACCCTCGCCGCCTGCCAGGCCGCGAACGACCCCAACGCCGCCGCTCCCGCCAATGATTCGGCCGCGGCCGAGACCGTCGACGGCCTCGCCAAATTGGCGCGGATCGAGATGAAGCCGGACACCTCTTACCTCACCGCCGAGGAGCGCGAGGTAGTGAATCTGCTGATCCAGGCCGCCGGTTACATGAGCGAGATCTACAAGCGCCAGACGACGCCCGGTTACGACCAGCTGCGCGCCGAGCTTGCGGCGAAAAACGACCCGGCCCTGCTCGAGCGGTTCGACGCCTTCTTCGGCCCCTGGGATCCGGTCGCCGACAAGGCGCCGTTCTTCGGCGGCAGGCCGAAGCCGGCCGGCGCCGGCTTCTACCCGGCCGATCTCACCAAGGAGGAATTCGACCGCTATCTCGCCGCCAATCCGGGCGAGAAGGAAGCGCTGACCAGCCCCTATACGGTGGTCAAGCGCCAGGGCGCCAAGCTCGTCGCCGTGCCCTACAGCCAGGAATATAAGCAATGGCTCGAGCCCGCCGCCAAGCTGCTCGAGCAGGCCGCGGCGCGGACGACCAATGCCAGCCTCAAGAAATTCCTCACCCTGCGCGCGCAATCCTTCCGCACCGACGATTATTTCCAGAGCGAGCTGGCGTGGATGGACCTGAAGGACACGCCGATCGAGGTCGCGATCGGGCCGTACGAAGTCTACACCGACGAGCTCTATGGGCGGAAGACCGCGTTCGAGGCGTTCGTCACCCTGCGCGATCCCAAGGAGAGCCAGGCGCTCGACGTCTACAAGAGCGAGCTTCGCGGCCTCGAGCAGAACCTGCCGGTCGAGGACAAGTACAAGAATTTCCAGCGCGGCTTCGAATCGCCGATCGCGGTGGCCGACCAGGTCCACGGCGGCGGCGACAATGTGCCGGGCGTCCAGACCGTCGCTTTCAACCTGCCCAACGACGAGCGGGTGCGCGAGGCCAAGGGCGCCAAGAAGGTCATCCTGCGCAACGTCCTCGGCGCCAAATATGAGCGGATCCTGAGGCCGATGGCGTCGCTGACCCTGGTCGCCGACCAGGCCGGCAACGTCACCCAGCGCTACATGTTCATGGAAACGCTGTTCCACGAACTGAGCCACAGCCTCGGGCCGGGCAGCATCGTCGTCGGCGGGCGCAAGACCACCGTCGACCAGGAACTGAAGGAGCTCGCCTCGGGCCTCGAGGAGGCCAAGGCCGACGTCATGGGCGCGTGGAACGTGATGGCGATGATGGACAAGGGCATCTTGCCCAATGCCGAGCGCAGCCAGATCCGCGCAACCTATGTAGCCGGCCTGTTCCGGGCGATGCGCTTCGGCGTCGGTGAGGCGCATGGCAAGGGCGCGGCGATGCAATACCGCTATCTGCGCGACAAGGGCGGCATCGTGTGGGACGCCGGCGCCAAGCGCTTCCGGGTCGACGAGGCCAGGATCGACGGCGCGATCCGCGATCTGGTCGCCGACATCGTCCGCCTCCAGGGCAATGGCGACTATAACGGCGTCAAGGCGTTCCTCGATCGCTGGGGCAAGCTCGACCCCGAGGCCGAGGCGGTGCTGGCGACGATGAAGGACATCCCGACCGACATCCGCCCGATCTACCCCGAGCGCGTCTGA
- a CDS encoding isocitrate lyase/PEP mutase family protein — protein sequence MARDFATFAALHVPGDPIVLYNIWDPGSALAVAAAGAKALATGSHPVGDASGYGDAHKVPLPYVFDNARRILAAVDLPLSVDFEGAYATDPGEAAANVAALKDTGAVGCNFEDQMVGGEGVHPVEAQVARIRAIRTAVGDDFFLNARTDLMIKEQDDGGLIERVIARGKAYADAGASGFFVPRIADPKDIERVVREVPLPLNAIAFPGAPDKRVWAEAGVARISHGPFPHKALMAQLTEMAREAIA from the coding sequence ATGGCCCGCGATTTCGCCACCTTCGCCGCGCTCCATGTGCCGGGCGATCCGATCGTCCTCTACAACATCTGGGACCCGGGCAGCGCGCTGGCCGTCGCCGCGGCCGGAGCGAAGGCATTGGCCACCGGCAGCCACCCGGTCGGGGACGCCTCGGGCTATGGCGACGCGCACAAAGTGCCGTTGCCCTATGTGTTCGACAACGCCCGCCGCATCCTCGCCGCGGTCGATCTGCCGCTCAGCGTCGATTTCGAGGGCGCCTATGCGACCGATCCCGGCGAAGCGGCGGCCAATGTCGCGGCGCTCAAGGACACCGGCGCGGTCGGCTGCAACTTCGAGGACCAAATGGTCGGCGGCGAAGGCGTCCATCCGGTCGAAGCCCAGGTCGCCCGCATCCGCGCCATCCGCACCGCGGTCGGCGACGACTTCTTTCTTAACGCGCGCACCGACCTGATGATCAAGGAACAGGACGACGGCGGCCTGATCGAGCGCGTCATCGCCCGCGGCAAGGCCTATGCGGACGCCGGCGCCTCGGGCTTCTTCGTGCCGCGCATCGCCGACCCGAAGGACATCGAGCGGGTCGTCCGCGAAGTCCCGCTACCGCTCAATGCAATCGCTTTTCCGGGCGCGCCCGACAAAAGGGTCTGGGCCGAAGCCGGGGTTGCGCGGATCAGCCACGGCCCGTTCCCGCACAAGGCGCTGATGGCGCAGCTGACGGAGATGGCGAGGGAAGCGATCGCCTGA